A genomic stretch from Meriones unguiculatus strain TT.TT164.6M chromosome 15, Bangor_MerUng_6.1, whole genome shotgun sequence includes:
- the Smurf1 gene encoding E3 ubiquitin-protein ligase SMURF1 isoform X5, which translates to MSETRRVHALTGARREQSPKSCLVTSTRELLLCAKNLAKKDFFRLPDPFAKIVVDGSGQCHSTDTVKNTLDPKWNQHYDLYVGKSDSITISVWNHKKIHKKQGAGFLGCVRLLSNAISRVKDTGYQRLDLCKLNPSDTDAVRGQIVVSLQTRDRIGSGGSVVDCRGLLENEGTVYEDSGPGRPLSCLMEEPAPYTDGTGAAAGGGNCRFVESPTQDQRLQVQRLRNPEVRGSLQTPQNRPHGHQSPELPEGYEQRTTVQGQVYFLHTQTGVSTWHDPRIPSPLGTIPGGDEAFLYEFLLQGHTSEPRDLNSVNCDELGPLPPGWEVRSTVSGRIYFVDHNNRTTQFTDPRLHHIMTHQCQLKEPSQPLQLPSEGSVEDEELPAQRYERDLVQKLKVLRHELSLQQPQAGHCRIEVSREEIFEESYRQIMKMRPKDLKKRLMVKFRGEEGLDYGGVAREWLYLLCHEMLNPYYGLFQYSTDNIYTLQINPDSSINPDHLSYFHFVGRIMGLAVFHGHYINGGFTVPFYKQLLGKPIQLSDLESVDPELHKSLVWILENDITPVLDHTFCVEHNAFGRILQHELKPNGRNVPVTEENKKEYVRLYVNWRFMRGIEAQFLALQKGFNELIPQHLLKPFDQKELELIIGGLDKIDLSDWKSNTRLKHCVADSNIVRWFWQAVETFDEERRARLLQFVTGSTRVPLQGFKALQGSTGAAGPRLFTIHLIDANTDNLPKAHTCFNRIDIPPYESYEKLYEKLLTAVEETCGFAVE; encoded by the exons tattaTGTGCCAAGAACCTTGCGAAGAAGGACTTCTTCA GACTCCCTGACCCCTTTGCCAAGATTGTAGTGGACGGCTCTGGGCAGTGCCACTCAACTGACACTGTGAAAAACACCTTGGACCCAAAGTGGAACCAGCACTATGACCT GTATGTTGGGAAGAGTGACTCCATAACCATCAGCGTGTGGAACCACAAGAAGATCCACAAGAAGCAGGGTGCCGGCTTCCTGGGCTGTGTGCGGCTGCTCTCCAACGCCATCAGCAGGGTGAAAGACACTGGCT ACCAGCGTTTGGATCTGTGCAAACTAAATCCCTCAGATACTGATGCTGTTCGTGGCCAAATAGTGG TCAGTTTACAGACCCGAGACAGAATAGGCAGTGGCGGGTCGGTGGTGGACTGCAGAGGACTACTAGAAAATGAAGG AACGGTGTATGAAGACTCGGGCCCCGGAAGGCCACTCAGCTGCCTCATGGAGGAACCTGCTCCGTACACAGATGGTACCGGTGCGGCTGCAGGAGGTGGGAACTGCAGGTTTGTGGAGTCTCCCACCCAGGACCAGAGACTCCAGGTCCAGCGTCTCCGAAATCCTGAGGTCCGAGGGTCCCTCCAGACGCCCCAGAATCGACCACATGGCCACCAGTCACCGGAGCTGCCTGAAGGCTATG AGCAAAGGACGACAGTACAGGGACAAGTTTACTTTTTGCACACGCAGACCGGCGTCAGCACGTGGCACGACCCCAGGATCCCCAG TCCCTTGGGGACCATTCCGGGGGGAGATGAAGCTTTTCTATACGAATTCCTTCTACAAGGCCATACATCCGAGCCCAG AGACCTTAACAGTGTGAACTGTGATGAACTTGGGCCGCTGCCTCCAGGCTGGGAAGTCAGAAGTACAGTGTCGGGAAGAATCTATTTTGTAGATCACAATAATAGGACAACCCAGTTTACAGACCCACGGCTTCACCACATCATGAC TCACCAGTGCCAACTCAAGGAGCCCAGCCAGCCACTGCAGTTGCCCAGCGAAGGCTCTGTGGAGGATGAGGAGCTTCCTGCCCAGAGATATGAGAGAGATTTAGTCCAGaagctcaaagttctcagacATGAGCTCTCTCTTCAGCAGCCCCAAGCAGGTCATTGTCGCATAGAAGTTTCCAGAGAAGAAATATTTGAG GAGTCGTATCGCCAGATCATGAAGATGAGGCCGAAAGACCTGAAGAAGCGCCTGATGGTGAAGTTCCGAGGGGAAGAAGGTTTGGACTATGGCGGAGTGGCACG GGAGTGGCTATATTTATTGTGCCATGAAATGTTGAATCCGTATTATGGACTCTTCCAGTATTCCACGGACAATATTTACACATTGCAAATCAACCCAGATTCTTCTATCAACCCT GACCATCTGTCTTACTTCCACTTTGTGGGTCGCATCATGGGTCTGGCTGTGTTCCATGGACATTACATAAACGGGGGCTTCACAGTCCCATTCTACAAGCAGCTCCTGGGAAAACCCATCCAGCTGTCGGATCTGGAGTCAGTGGACCCAGAACTGCACAAGAGCTTGGTGTGGATTCT AGAGAATGACATCACACCAGTGCTGGACCATACCTTCTGTGTGGAGCACAATGCTTTCGGGCGGATCCTTCAGCATGAACTGAAACCTAATGGCAGAAATGTGCCCGTCACTGAAGAGAATAAGAAGGAATACGTCCG GTTGTATGTAAACTGGAGGTTTATGAGAGGAATTGAAGCCCAGTTCTTAGCGCTTCAGAAAGGGTTTAATGAGCTCATTCCGCAACACTTACTGAAACCGTTTGACCAGAAGGAACTAGAG CTGATAATAGGTGGGCTGGATAAGATAGACCTGAGCGACTGGAAGTCCAACACGCGGCTGAAGCACTGTGTGGCAGACAGCAACATCGTCAGGTGGTTCTGGCAGGCGGTGGAGACCTTCGATGAGGAGAGGAGGGCCAGGCTCCTGCAATTCGTGACCGGGTCCACACGAGTTCCTCTCCAAGGCTTCAAGGCTCTGCAAG GCTCTACAGGCGCGGCAGGGCCCCGACTGTTCACCATCCACCTGATAGACGCCAACACAGACAACCTACCCAAGGCCCATACCTG CTTTAACCGGATCGACATCCCACCCTATGAGTCCTATGAGAAGCTCTATGAGAAGCTGCTGACGGCAGTGGAGGAGACCTGTGGCTTTGCTGTGGAGTGA